ACGTCCCCGGCTGCGATAAGACCTTCAGGAAAACGTCGCTGCTTCGAGCTCACGTCCGGCTGCACACCGGCGAGCGGCCCTTCGTCTGCAACTGGGTTTTCTGCGGGAAACGTTTCACGCGCAGCGACGAGCTGCAGCGGCACGCCAGGACGCACACAGGTCTGTCTgctggacacacgcacacacacacacgggtgacATTTACCGGAGACTAAACCTAAAGCAAAGATAAATGAGTCAAGTTAAAAGCTACAAATTAGATTATTCTaagcaaagaaaaaggagatgATGAATTGCAATAATAAAGATGGGGAAGTGATTCTAGAtaataaatgcagaaaaaacTATCATGAACAGTTGATAAAATCAGTTTCATGTCATGTAttctttcattcattaaaaagcCTCGTCTTCTGTCCGTCCCCCGCAGGAGACAAACGCTTCGAGTGCAGCCAGTGTCAGAAGCGCTTCATGAGGAGCGACCACCTGACGAAGCATTATAAGACTCACATAAACACCAAGAACCTGTGAGGACGGACTAACACTAGAGACTAAAGCGACTCGCCCCGTGAGGGCAGGTGCTCACTCCTCCGGGACACTGTGAGGTGTACAAAGAAAACCTTCTGGTGGACTTCAAAGCGTCCAGAAAATCAATTAATAATagtcctcctttcttttttgtggATTCTGGAACCGGCTCCAACCGAAGACGCTGAGTCGCTTCACTCGCTTATTTATGAACTTCTCCGGAGGACGAACGTACAGGACAGCGAGACCACAGGACTCCAGCCGCTgtctcttttattattattctcccGAGTTCGGCCtgcattctttttttacttttgttgtgGACCGGTGGGAGATCCCAGAAATTGGCTTTAAACATAAGGAAAGAAAATtactgtatacatacatatgtatacagtgTGTTGAATTTtccatatatacacatatatgtgtatatatataaatatatatattacataaaaACTCCACTTCCAAGACTTTTGAAAAGCTTTTAGAAGTTTAACtattttttaaagtgtgtgtatgcatactattatatataatattaatattgatAAGCTATTTATAACATTTTTCCATGCAATTGTTAAAAATGGATTCACACGGTAAGGATGTAAAAACctgagaaataaaagaaattagTCCTAAAGCGGGAGGACTAACGCAGGATCACAAATAGGCTGTAAAAAGCCTGTTTAGTGTGCGACGGTACTGAGGAGGTACTGGAGTCTCTGGTGGCTCCTTCGCCCCGTGAAGTGAAACTCTTCCACATTACAAATCTCTAAACAATGAGTGAAGAGATGCTGAGATCTGATGAGTAAACTGAAATCGATTCTGACCACCGCTGAGAAATCTAAACGCAACATCAAATTACCGACACATTTCAAGGTCGGCAAATACAAAAGCTTTCATATTTGGAAATGTATGTTGAAATTTGACTTGAAAGTCACATTAGAACGTGACTAAAAGCAGCAATCTTATCTAGTTGATCAggactgttgtttttctttcatcacCATTTAAGGACATTTCATTAATTCGGTAATAAGTCTCCCATCACGAGAGAAACACGTAAGCCGACACCAGTAGAGGACCCGGGGTCGATCCTTGTGGGACTCCAGTTCAAGTGTTGCGTCTGCGGAGGTCGAGGTGATGCAGGATGTCACTTTATTGATGTCAAGTTATTTCACGACATCTCACGTGATCCGACTAACACCTCACTGAGGAACCACAGGAAACGGCGTTGAGTAACTTCTCTTTTCCCGCCGAGGCTCCGCAGTTGAGCCTCCATTATTTCTGGCAGACGGCATCTCATGTCTGAGGGGAGGGACGATTTCAttcatgatgtgtgtgttttttgggaaAGTACCGctctgttcctgtgtgtttaaGCGGTGGGGCCGAGTCGTACCTCTGGAACAAATCACTTCCTTTTTTAATGAGTCCCTGGGTTGAATTGTGATGTCACTGATCACCTCTGAGATGAACCCGCTCTTTTCCCTGTGCGACGACCCGCAGCGCCTCCGTCTGGGCATCAGACGCCCGTATTTACCGAAACGTGTCCTCACCGCGGAGTATCAAAGCTGTCGAGTATTGAGAGGTGGCATCCAATATTTGTCGGGGTTTAAACTCGTATTAACTGTTCTTTCATCACATAGTTCCTGATTTGAATCAGAACATTTAGACAGTATTCTGTTCAGTTCTTTgaatgtctgcgtgtgtgtagaCGTTTTATTTGAACTCTCCttctattaaaaagaaaagattgttgtattttttacttgAAAGGTTTCGCATCTTCACTGTGGCATATGTGTTGGTAAAAAAACGTGTTTAATCTTGTCAACATACAAGGTATCGTAAAAAGTGCGATTCCCAGCCCTACTTACACTGTGTGTACTAATAAATAAGTAAAGTCCAGAGTAACGCTGCTAATCTGCTTTACTCTCGTCGGCATCTTGATTCGTGGATTTGAAGCCTCAtgcactgatgtgtgtgtgtgtgtgtgtgtgtgtgtgtgtgtgtgtgtgtgtacacggcCGTACTTCAATTACTCTGACAATCACATCCAGacatgaaagaagaaaatgctTCCATCGGTTACCTTGTTTATTATTCTTTGTTCATATTATTTAGCTTGAAGTctgaaccttttcttttttttaaatgaggtcGGTGGCGTCGGACAGCAGGCGGCGGCTTCTTGCATTGAGCGTTTTGATTCTGTGAAAACATCCAACAGCAGAACTTTGACCAAAAAAAGCACTTTGAAGCGTTTTTATTCAccgttatttattcaaataacaGGTGAAGCTGACACGGAGGTGGCCAATATTTGGTGAATTCTTTCTGAGAATGTCTGAAGACACGCGATGCCGTTGAGGATGGACGCAGCTCATATTAATGTTTCTACTTCCTGACTGAATGTGTAAATAACGTAGGATGTATAAACACTGAAGTGAAGCTGCCCACTGCTGAAGGAAACCTCCTTTGTGTGtaaggaataaaatataatgtgaTATTATATAGCTTCATTCCTGCTTTGTATAAAACATCTAGACCTTTTTTCTATTGAATTTAAAATGCCTTAAAAAGCTGCACCCAGTATTTAAAGATGTTCGTTTTGTGTCTATTTCCAGGTAACATTTGTAAAACTCCTTTGTGTTTTTACCTCATGTTACATGCTAATGAAATGTGCACTGATTTAAAATCCCCAGGTTCCAaagtttgtaaaatgtaattccttattttaatgaaatataatgttCCATATTTAAACGTTTTACTTTGGTTTCGGCAAGTTAAATGCTTCTCCTTTTCCAGCCGCATGTGTCATTTAATGTTCTGGTTTAATGGAGAACCCCAAAAAATCAGCAATTTATTTCTTAAGCTTTTATAAAGGTGCTAATAAGTTTGCTCCTTTTCTACGGTCACACCCCTCAATAAACAACTCAAACCATTTTGGCGCGTCTCCTATTTTTCACTCCAATGTTTTAAGTCCTCAATACTTTATTTTCTAAAGCtagaacataaaataaaaacaaaaataaagtccTTGGTTTATTCCCATTGAAGTTTAAACAGCCGTCTTGTAATGTTGATGAGACACGCATTCTTATCTTTaagataaaaacaaagaaaagtaaCTTTAATTTAAACATATGGATTTAATTACATCTATTTCAGACATCAGTACAGTAACATTAACATTCTGAATATGCTTCATGTAACAATATGGTAACAGTTCGATTGTAACCAAGTTAACTGCATTTATTCTacttactttttaaatataaacaacGTATTAATGAACAGAACATTGACCCATTCGATTCTTTACTTTAAGAAGTAAGTAATCTAAATAGGACTTTGCTTTACAAAAATATGTCGGCAttggacatttattttgaaaagctggaCAGCGTCACTGCCGTGCGTCATCAGGAAGCGACGCGCAATGCCTGCTAGCTGAGTAAACGCCGATAAAATGTAAAGGTTGCTTATCTTAACTTTATCCCATTCTTGTTGTTCTCGGGGTATATTAAGCACGTGTTTGTGGCTCCAGTGTCCTATTTGCATTTTACTTATGTTAGCGTGACAGTGCCGTTTAAACAAGATATTTGTTAGCTGAGCTAGCTAGACAACGTTAGCTCCGTTTGTTTACATCTGATTCACCTGCTAAATACTAGTCAGCAAACGACTTTATTCTTCTGTTGTCCGctttcattttcttctgctACACGTGCAGCTTAAAGATACGAAACACATTTAGGATGGAAACTCACCGACACGTGAAGTAACGTTATGTCGGTCTAACGGGACCTCGTGTAGGAAAGGGTTGAATGTTGATGGTGTCTCTCaggtaaaaaatataaatgtgatgTCCGTTAGATTTAGTTTGTAATGTCTTATGTTGTATCCAGTCAGATGGCTGACAGGACAGCGTACCGTTATTTGTCTTTTATGCTTTTGGGTTGTAGAAAGTCATCTTGCCAAATATATGTCATATATTAGTTGTATGTTGAGGAGCTTTAAAATGGTTTAACTAGAGTTATAATTGAAAAAgtagaaagaaacaaagatcCCATTTAGTGATCGTTAAATAAGATGGTGAAAGAAAGGGGAAGCCTGGCATCAAAATATTGGTACATTTGAATAAGAaatgttttctctctccatcgcGTACAGTTAGCGACTCATCTTGTGGCCTTCAGGTATTTTCTAGGATGACGGCGGTCCGACGGGAGGAGAGATGAGCTCATCTGGGCCGGCACAGCTGATCGCGGGCCTCTGTCATTCGGACGAGCAGAACCTCTTCCCCGTGTGGCAGCATGGACGCGTCGGCGCGTGTTTTAACCAGCTGGTCCTCGGAGCGCTGCCTCACGCCGGGATGGCCATCTTCAGCGCCTGCTACCTCGGCGCGGCAAGGTGGCTCCACAAATAGACTTTAGTCCAGACTAGACTTTACTACTTTACCGCTACATTCACTTCCTGGTCCAGACGGTTCATTCATGCACTAGAACTTCTGGATCTTTGGGTCTGATGAGCTGAATGCATGAAGTCTCACTCTACTGATCATCCATTTGTGATGCTGTAAATATTAGTGGAAGAATGAATCAACGGCGCTATTTAGAAACACTCGAGTccttgaaaaggaaaaacattgtttttgtaaCAAGGTATTATATGTGCAGTAACGTCACATGCCGGTTGTGGAAGAAACTCGTTATGAACGCTTCCAAAAAAGTGAAATTAAATTATTTGAGTGTTTATTCTTCACCTGCCTCTTGTCCAGTTAATCACTtcttagataaaaaaataaatggatgtTTTCACACAAGGTTAGTTTGATGAAATCTCTTCTTCACCATAGTGGGTAAAAAAGTAAAGCTTTTATTCACACAATTATTGACCACAAAAattaatttcatagcccgcatGTGTTGTAATTTCCGTGTAAATGCTTCTGCTCCGTAGGTGCGACCCCCTCCGGGCGCCCCCCCCCTGCGGTTGGACGCTCCGCCGGGTCGCGGCTCTCCTGGCGGCGCTGCTCTTCGCTGCCGACGTCGTGCTGGCGGGCCTCCTTCGGCGGGCCGACTTGTACCTGGACGCGCTGGCCGACGGCTGCGCCGTCCTGGCCTGGCTGGTCCACCTCGGCGCCGTCACGGTGCTCCAGAGGACGGCGTCCAGGAGAACCAGAGGacctcctctgctccctctgctggtccTTCTGTCCGTCCCGAACCTGGTCGTCACTCTGGTGACCCTCTGCCACGACCGGGAATGCTTGAACCTGGCGGCGCCTCTAGAATCTTCCCGCTTTGTGCTCGCCTCGGCTCGGACGCTCCCCCTCCTGGTTTACCTTCTGGCTTTTGCGTTTCCCTGCATCGGCGATGCCGGATACGCTTTGAGCGTCAACGACGCGGACGGATCCCCGCTCGTCCCGCAGGGCGCCCGGCCCGACACGGGCGAGGTGGTGGCCGAGGACGGCAGCGGCTGCGTCTCTCGGCTCTTCTACCTCTGGCTGACGCCGCTCCTCAGGCGGGGCCGGCGGGGGGAGCTGGACCGACCGGCCGACGTCTATCACCTGCCCCGGAAACTTCGAACCGCCGTGGTTTGCCGCCACTTCCACCAGTGCTGGGAAGCCTGCCGGCGAGGCGCGGCGGCCGGAGACGGGCGGGACCAGTGGCCCCGGCCGGTCAGCGGGAACCTCCTGAGCGGCACCTGGAGCTCGCACTACCAGGAGGAGCCGCTGGCGCTGGAGGGCGACGTGGGCCTGCTGAGGGTGCTGCACAAGGCCTTCGGCCCGCGTTACTACGCGCTCGGCGCGCTGAAGGTGGCGGTGAACATGCTGGGCTTCACGGGCCCGCTGCTCCTCAGCAGTCTGGTGAACTTCGTGGAGGACGCCGGCGCTCCGGTCAGCCGGGGCGCCTGGTGCGCGCTGGGGCTCTTCTCCACCACCCTCCTCGCGTCCTTCCTCCAGAACATCTTTGTCTTCGAGGTGTCCAAGGTGGCGCTGTCGGCGCGCGCCGCCCTGGTGTCGGCCGTTTACGGCAAAGCCCTGCGGGTCAGCGGCTGCAGCCTGGCCGGCGCCGCGCTGGGGGAGGTGGTGAACCTGATGAGCACGGACGCCGACCGCGTGGTCAACTTCTTCGGAAGTTTCCACGAGCTGTGGAGCTTGCCGCTGCAGTTCGCCATCACCCTCTACCTGCTCTACCTGCAGGTGGGCGTGGCCTTCCTCGGAGGGCTGGGCGTGGCTCTGCTGCTGGTGCCGCTCAACAAGTTCCTCGCCTCCCGTATCCTTAGCAACAACCAACAGATGCTGCGGCACAAGGACAGCCGTGTTAAGGTGTCGAAGGAGGGAATTTATTTCTCACCCGTGAACTATTTCCCCTCAAAAGAAGAATGCAGAgattcacgtttttttttttcctttccctctcAGTTGATGACGGAGATCCTCTTCGGCATCCGCGTCATCAAGTTCTACAACTGGGAGCCTCATTTCGCCCAGAAGGTCGCCGGGTGCCGCGAGCGAGAGCTGTCCCACCTCAAGGCCCTCAAGTACCTGGACGCCATGTGCGTTTACACCTGGGCCGCTCTGCCCGTGGTCGTCTCCATCCTCACCTTCGTCACCTTCGTGCTGCTGGGACACCAGCTGACTGCGGCCAAGGTGGGGAAGCGCTTTGCCAAAGGTGGTGGTCaagctgggagggaggggggcagattcgCTGTCACGTGGTACATTTATTTCTATTGTTGCATTTGCAGCTTCTTCCATGTAGTTTATCCCTGGATGAGAAGCAGGAGAGGTTTTACTAATATTTATACCACTCCAATACATCAATCTTCTAATGGTTATTTAACcaataaatatttcaactatTATAAAGTTTATCACAGTTTTTACACACTTTGTATTCTAGGTTTCTTCTATTAAAGATCACGTTTGTAGGATTCAGAGGTTCAGCATCGTGCCGATGCCCTTAAATGATTCCGTAACTTCCACAACTCTGATAAATGTCTCTGATGGAATCGTTTCACTTTGCAAGGTTGGATCTTGAATGAAGACGGTGGTTCTTCTAGtcagatcttttctttttcttttggacCCCCGGTTGCATTTACACGCTGTTGTACTGGACCTTACAGGTGGTTTCAATGGGTAATTTCCGCTCACTTTATTCGCCCCCCTGCAGGTGTTCACCACGCTGGCTCTGGTGGGAATGTTGATCGTCCCCCTCAACGCTTTTCCGTGGGTGCTCAACGGCGTCCTGGAGGCCAAGGTGTCTCTGGGGCGGATCCAAGGCTTCTTCAAGCTGACCAACCAGGACCTGCGGGCGCACTACGGCGTCGGTACGGCGGGTCCCTCCCCTCCTGCGCTAACAACACGTGTGCACGAAATGAGCAGTGAAGTACACATGTTCTCCACGTCTGCCCCAGTGTCTCCTGAGGACGGCGAGACAGCGATCCTGCTGAGCCAGGGGACGTTTTCCTGGCAGGGCCCCGGGGGTCCGCCCCCGGACAAAGAGGGAGGAGCTACGGGGAGCCTGCTGCTGCAAGGCCTCACTCTGCACGTCGCCAAGGTGCAGAGGAGACTCGCGTCTCTGGACCGTCGCGTTCTCTTCGAGAGCCAGAACAGTCACAGAACACAACACTCAATAGGAATTTGAGAATCTGAAATTCAGTTGCTGCGTCTTCAGTGGAATCCAGTGATTAAATGAATTCATGTTCCTGTTGTTTCCTTCGTGGTTGATTGTGCGTCTGCCTGCAGGGTTCTCTGGTCGCGGTGGTCGGGAAGGTCGGCTGTGGGAAGAGCTCCTTACTGGCTGCTCTCACCGGGGAGCTCAGCAGGTACACCACCTGCAGTGCACCACCTGCAGTGCACCACCTCGACTACACCACCTCGACTACACCACCTCCAGTACACCACCTCAACTACCCCACCTCCAGTTCATCAACTCGACTACCCCACCTCGACTACCCCACCTCCAGTACACCAACTACAGTACACCAACTCCACCAACTACAGTACACCAACTCGACTACACCACCTCCCCTACCCCACCTCCAGTACACCACCTCGACTACCCCACCTCCAGTACACCACCTCGACCACCCCACCTCGACTACACCACCTCCAGTACACCACCTCCTTGTAGGGCCCTTGTACTTCTGTACGTCCTGTTTTACTTCCAACTCGGAAGTGAATGTTGTGCTTTACTTCCTGCCTGTGTTTGTGAAGATGTTATAGGATGTGATtgattaacgtgtgtgtgtgtgtgtgtgtgcgtgtgcgtgcgtgcgttcaGGCTGAGCGGAGTGGTGTACGTGGCGGGCCGAGAGGCCGGCTTCGGCCTGGCGTCCCAGGAGCCGTGGATCCAGCACGCCTCAGTGCGCGACAACATCCTGTTCGGCAGAGACTACGACCCCGCCTTCTACCAGGCCGTGGTCGAGGCCTGCGCCCTCTCGGACGACCTCAACGTACGACGCGCCGCCGCTCACGTCCACGTCTTTCCCTGCTTCTTGCATCGTCGTCCCTTTGGTCCGGCGTCTTTAACGCACCTCCGAATCGACGGCGTGGAGCCGTGTGATCGTTTTaacgtttgttttttgtgcaggTTTTGCCAAACGGCGACCGGACGGAAGTGGGAGAGAACGGCGTGACGCTGAGCGGAGGACAGAAGGCCCGCCTGGCCCTCGCCAGAGCGGCCTACATGGTCAGTCCCGTGGTCCGTTTAGTGGGACGCTGCTGAAACGTTCTGTTCTCCTTCAATTACACGTGTCCGTTGCAACATGACGTCAGCGGGTGCACGGTGTGACctctgcaggacaaagacatCTACCTGCTGGACGACCCGCTGGCCGCGGTCGACGCCGACGTGGCCGAGCACCTCATGAGGAAGTGCGTGATGCAGCTCCTCGGGGGGAAGACCAGAATCATTTGCACGCACCGCGTGGAGTTTGTGCACCAAGCCGACGTGGTGGTGCTCATGGACGACGGAAAGATCCTCAAGACGGGTAGAAAACCTGCCTCGTGTAACGCCTCGCGTGTATGTTTTATAAGACAATTCCTAAAAGCTGACCTCTGGTTTAAAGGCACTCCGGCAGAAATCCTCCCGCTGGTCGAGGCGGTGCCAAAAAAACTGAAGAACGACAACAACGTGAAAGAAAGAGGTTCGTTCAGCCGCAGTTTTCACTGAAAGGTTCGAATGAGCCGACGCGGAAGACATTTTCCACCTTCCTCCTGTTCTCAACAGAATCCCAAATTATAATCAGACCTGAATAAATACCTCGACGTGTACTGGATggatcacttcctgtctttattCATGACAGTCGATCCGCAACTGTTTGTtttgacaacaacacaaagaagcTCTGATGGAAAATGTCGGCACGTCATCGCACGTCTCCCTGTGGAGGAGTTTTAGTCGCGTGATGAAGCTGCAGGACTGATGACCGCTTCACTTTCAAGTTTTTTTCAAGagcaataaacacatttttgcatcTATAAATTCGCCTCTTCGTATCATCAGGCTCAGAAATACGTGAATTattgtgctcttttttttattttaatccctAAATCACCGCCACGTGGCCGCTCTTGCTCGCAAACCAGATGGCGTGGAGCAGCGGGAAGGCGAGCCGGCTCCGCCCCCTGGCGTCCGCGCGGCCCACGACCCCGACCCGTCGGGGGCGGAGCCGAAGCAGGTGGGCGAGCTGGCGTGGCGAGTTTACCGGACCTACTGGGTGGCCGTGGGCGCAGCGCTGACCGCCTCCATCCTGATGTCGCTGCTCCTCATGCaaggtgcgtgcgtgtgcgtgtgcgtgcgtgtgcgtgtgtgtgcgtgtgtgtgcgtgtgtgtgtgtgtgtgtgtctggtttgATTCTCGGTGTCTCTGCTCCTCAGCCTCCAGG
The sequence above is a segment of the Gasterosteus aculeatus chromosome 9, fGasAcu3.hap1.1, whole genome shotgun sequence genome. Coding sequences within it:
- the abcc10 gene encoding ATP-binding cassette sub-family C member 10 isoform X1, which produces MSSSGPAQLIAGLCHSDEQNLFPVWQHGRVGACFNQLVLGALPHAGMAIFSACYLGAARCDPLRAPPPCGWTLRRVAALLAALLFAADVVLAGLLRRADLYLDALADGCAVLAWLVHLGAVTVLQRTASRRTRGPPLLPLLVLLSVPNLVVTLVTLCHDRECLNLAAPLESSRFVLASARTLPLLVYLLAFAFPCIGDAGYALSVNDADGSPLVPQGARPDTGEVVAEDGSGCVSRLFYLWLTPLLRRGRRGELDRPADVYHLPRKLRTAVVCRHFHQCWEACRRGAAAGDGRDQWPRPVSGNLLSGTWSSHYQEEPLALEGDVGLLRVLHKAFGPRYYALGALKVAVNMLGFTGPLLLSSLVNFVEDAGAPVSRGAWCALGLFSTTLLASFLQNIFVFEVSKVALSARAALVSAVYGKALRVSGCSLAGAALGEVVNLMSTDADRVVNFFGSFHELWSLPLQFAITLYLLYLQVGVAFLGGLGVALLLVPLNKFLASRILSNNQQMLRHKDSRVKLMTEILFGIRVIKFYNWEPHFAQKVAGCRERELSHLKALKYLDAMCVYTWAALPVVVSILTFVTFVLLGHQLTAAKVFTTLALVGMLIVPLNAFPWVLNGVLEAKVSLGRIQGFFKLTNQDLRAHYGVGTAGPSPPALTTRVHEMSSEVHMFSTSAPVSPEDGETAILLSQGTFSWQGPGGPPPDKEGGATGSLLLQGLTLHVAKGSLVAVVGKVGCGKSSLLAALTGELSRLSGVVYVAGREAGFGLASQEPWIQHASVRDNILFGRDYDPAFYQAVVEACALSDDLNVLPNGDRTEVGENGVTLSGGQKARLALARAAYMDKDIYLLDDPLAAVDADVAEHLMRKCVMQLLGGKTRIICTHRVEFVHQADVVVLMDDGKILKTGTPAEILPLVEAVPKKLKNDNNVKERDGVEQREGEPAPPPGVRAAHDPDPSGAEPKQVGELAWRVYRTYWVAVGAALTASILMSLLLMQASRNVSDWWLSHWISELKTNGSSRGASSSSRLLLFSPGGLMSPLSSLSPSAVSSDVRFYLTVYGSLAAANTVFTALRAFLFAYGAVGAAAAVHDRLLDRVLQATVSFFDTTPTGRVLNRFSSDLYAVDDSLPFILNILLANAFGLLGALVVIGYGLPWVLVLVPPLALLYWRAQRFYRHTSRELKRLCSVTLSPVYSHFSETLSGLGTIRASGSAARFEDELARRLEQNQRCLFLGNAAAQWLGIRLQLIGVAVVTGLGVLAVVQHQYNAVDPGLVGLSLSYALSITSLLCGLVSSFTQTEMQLVSVERTEEYSTRLPTEPQQQNAQLPPAWPQRGLLEFRGVSLSYRDGLPNALDGVTLAVRPGEKVGIVGRTGSGKSTLFLALFRMVELNRGQILLDGLDISAVGLAQLRSRLAIIPQDPFLFSGTVRENLDPRGRHPDRQLLEVVDQCHLGPAVLRMGGLDAEVGERGKSFSVGQRQLLCLARALLTRAKVLCIDEATASVDPKTDKLLQQTIRETFEHQTVLTIAHRTNTVMHCDRVLVMHAGKVEAFDTPAAIYPSGPVPAPRPAGRRGQGDE
- the abcc10 gene encoding ATP-binding cassette sub-family C member 10 isoform X2 → MSSSGPAQLIAGLCHSDEQNLFPVWQHGRVGACFNQLVLGALPHAGMAIFSACYLGAARCDPLRAPPPCGWTLRRVAALLAALLFAADVVLAGLLRRADLYLDALADGCAVLAWLVHLGAVTVLQRTASRRTRGPPLLPLLVLLSVPNLVVTLVTLCHDRECLNLAAPLESSRFVLASARTLPLLVYLLAFAFPCIGDAGYALSVNDADGSPLVPQGARPDTGEVVAEDGSGCVSRLFYLWLTPLLRRGRRGELDRPADVYHLPRKLRTAVVCRHFHQCWEACRRGAAAGDGRDQWPRPVSGNLLSGTWSSHYQEEPLALEGDVGLLRVLHKAFGPRYYALGALKVAVNMLGFTGPLLLSSLVNFVEDAGAPVSRGAWCALGLFSTTLLASFLQNIFVFEVSKVALSARAALVSAVYGKALRVSGCSLAGAALGEVVNLMSTDADRVVNFFGSFHELWSLPLQFAITLYLLYLQVGVAFLGGLGVALLLVPLNKFLASRILSNNQQMLRHKDSRVKLMTEILFGIRVIKFYNWEPHFAQKVAGCRERELSHLKALKYLDAMCVYTWAALPVVVSILTFVTFVLLGHQLTAAKVFTTLALVGMLIVPLNAFPWVLNGVLEAKVSLGRIQGFFKLTNQDLRAHYGVVSPEDGETAILLSQGTFSWQGPGGPPPDKEGGATGSLLLQGLTLHVAKGSLVAVVGKVGCGKSSLLAALTGELSRLSGVVYVAGREAGFGLASQEPWIQHASVRDNILFGRDYDPAFYQAVVEACALSDDLNVLPNGDRTEVGENGVTLSGGQKARLALARAAYMDKDIYLLDDPLAAVDADVAEHLMRKCVMQLLGGKTRIICTHRVEFVHQADVVVLMDDGKILKTGTPAEILPLVEAVPKKLKNDNNVKERDGVEQREGEPAPPPGVRAAHDPDPSGAEPKQVGELAWRVYRTYWVAVGAALTASILMSLLLMQASRNVSDWWLSHWISELKTNGSSRGASSSSRLLLFSPGGLMSPLSSLSPSAVSSDVRFYLTVYGSLAAANTVFTALRAFLFAYGAVGAAAAVHDRLLDRVLQATVSFFDTTPTGRVLNRFSSDLYAVDDSLPFILNILLANAFGLLGALVVIGYGLPWVLVLVPPLALLYWRAQRFYRHTSRELKRLCSVTLSPVYSHFSETLSGLGTIRASGSAARFEDELARRLEQNQRCLFLGNAAAQWLGIRLQLIGVAVVTGLGVLAVVQHQYNAVDPGLVGLSLSYALSITSLLCGLVSSFTQTEMQLVSVERTEEYSTRLPTEPQQQNAQLPPAWPQRGLLEFRGVSLSYRDGLPNALDGVTLAVRPGEKVGIVGRTGSGKSTLFLALFRMVELNRGQILLDGLDISAVGLAQLRSRLAIIPQDPFLFSGTVRENLDPRGRHPDRQLLEVVDQCHLGPAVLRMGGLDAEVGERGKSFSVGQRQLLCLARALLTRAKVLCIDEATASVDPKTDKLLQQTIRETFEHQTVLTIAHRTNTVMHCDRVLVMHAGKVEAFDTPAAIYPSGPVPAPRPAGRRGQGDE